The nucleotide sequence GTCCTTTCCTTTACGGTAACCATCATAATGTTACTGATTCCGATTACTCCTGCCAATAACGTACCCATTCCTACAAGCCAAACCAGAAAGTCGATTCCAATAAACAGCATATTGAATGTGTCAAATTGTTTGGCCACGTTTATTACCTGTAAAGCCTGAGGGTCGGTAGGGGATATTTCGTTTTGAGCCTGTAATATCTGCTTTGTATCTTCAATGACTTTCTCTACAGAATATCCTTGAATTGCACTGATGCAAAGAAAATGAAGAATGTCTCCCTGGTTTAACGTTTGCTGCATGGTTGAAAAAGGTATATAGATGCTTTCTTCGGATCGCCCACCCAGATTTAATCCGGAAGCTTTGCCTTTAATTACACCAACTACCTGATAATATAGCCCGTTTACACGTACATACTTTCCACAGGGGTTTTGATTTTTGAACAGAACCTCATTCACGTTTTTTCCAATGAGACATACCTTTCGCTTCCCTTGCAGGTCAATATCATTCAGCAACCTGCCGTAGAATATATCCTGACTTTCTATTTTAAAGTAATCGGGAAATATACCTTTTACGTTGTACGTACCCGACAGCTGTCCGTAAACAACATTTTTATCGGAGCTGTTGCCCCAAATAATGGGGGATATGGCATCTATACCCTTTACATTTTTCATAATGCTTTCAACATCCCTGTTACGCATATTCCAGTAACGACCTTTGTTGAATCCTTTGTAGGATTCGCTGGTCTGATTCGTGAAAATGAATATGGAGTTGGTTGAAAAACCACGAGTCCCTTCCATCATGCCATTTTTTAATCCGGTTCCGGAGCCTAATAGTAGTACAAGCATCAGGATACCCCAGAAAACACCAAAGCATGTAAGGAGACTTCTTGTCTTATTACGGGTGATGGTAACCCATATTTCTTGCCATCTGTCTAAATCAAACATATTTTCTTTTGTGGTTTATATTATTTATTCGGCTCTCATTGCTTCAATAGCTGTAATCTTTACTGCCTTTTGTGCGGGGAAATATCCGGCAAGAACTCCAGCTAAAATGAGTATCCCTGTAGATACAAGCGAAATTGTAAGACTAACTGTCGGGTCCCTGAACATCGAAATATCATCTTGTCCGGCAGCTTCACCCATGCCAGATGCTTGCATTCCATAATTTATTAATTCCGTTAGTCCAATTCCCAGAATCATCCCAATATAGCCGAAGATGGCCGTAATTATTATTGATTCAAAAATCACAAGTTTTAATATGGATAAAGGCGTTGCTCCAACAGCTTTGCGGATACCAAACTCCTTGGTCCGTTCCCTAACGCTGATAAGCATAATGTTACTTACCCCAACAATACCTGCAATTAAAGTTCCAATACCTACAATCCATACAAATGCAAGAATCCCGTTCATCATACTGTTGAACATTCTGAATTCGTTCGCGGTATTCCACATACCTATTGCACTCTTGTCGGCCGGATCAAACTGATGTCTGCGACCCATTCGTTGGCGGAAACGATCTTCAAATGAGGTATTTTCGTCTTCCGTATTAACACCTGTAATGGTAAAGGAAAGCTGATTTAAACCATAGCCTGAGCTATAAAGGGATTGTCCGGTCGAAAAAGGAATATAGCAGGGAGCATCGTTGCTTTTATTATCGTCTTTGTATACACCAACAACCTGATACATTACCGATCCAGCCCTTACATATTTTCCTAAAGCGCTTTCCTTTCTGAAAAGAACTTCCTCCATCCGGGGACTGATTACAACTACTTTTCGTTTTTGTTGTATATCCAGATCGTTAATAAAACGGCCTTTTCCTGCCTGCATCTCAACAAAATTGATCCCAGAGTAGGCGGGGAAAATACCGTTAAGCTGGCAGTTGTTATATTCTCTGCCATAAAACAACGTGTCGCTATGGTTGATGGTGGCCGATTTTAGATCTATTTCGGAGTGTTCACGGCTAATGGCTACATAGTCTTCTTCTTTGAAAGTAATAGGCCGGTTAGTCTGCATCCCTTTATAAGGCAACGTTGTAAAACGAGGCCATACCTCTACCTTGTTCATCGCCATGTTGCGGAAATTATACATAACTCCGTTGCGAAGTCCGTTACCGGCTCCAAGTAAAACAATCAGCATAAAAATTCCCCATGAAACAGAGAATCCCGTAAGAAAAGTCCGAAGTTTATTTTTCTTAATTGTGCCGAATATCTCTCTAAAATTATCAAAATCAAACATGGCCGTTTCCT is from uncultured Macellibacteroides sp. and encodes:
- a CDS encoding ABC transporter permease, giving the protein MFDLDRWQEIWVTITRNKTRSLLTCFGVFWGILMLVLLLGSGTGLKNGMMEGTRGFSTNSIFIFTNQTSESYKGFNKGRYWNMRNRDVESIMKNVKGIDAISPIIWGNSSDKNVVYGQLSGTYNVKGIFPDYFKIESQDIFYGRLLNDIDLQGKRKVCLIGKNVNEVLFKNQNPCGKYVRVNGLYYQVVGVIKGKASGLNLGGRSEESIYIPFSTMQQTLNQGDILHFLCISAIQGYSVEKVIEDTKQILQAQNEISPTDPQALQVINVAKQFDTFNMLFIGIDFLVWLVGMGTLLAGVIGISNIMMVTVKERTKEIGVRRALGAKPFNIITQIMSESLVLTTMAGLIGLTLGVFILDIVNKMLSTQEVTRETFFINPGVDIDTALYASGVLLISGMVAGLIPAWRAMQIKAIDAIREE
- a CDS encoding ABC transporter permease translates to MFDFDNFREIFGTIKKNKLRTFLTGFSVSWGIFMLIVLLGAGNGLRNGVMYNFRNMAMNKVEVWPRFTTLPYKGMQTNRPITFKEEDYVAISREHSEIDLKSATINHSDTLFYGREYNNCQLNGIFPAYSGINFVEMQAGKGRFINDLDIQQKRKVVVISPRMEEVLFRKESALGKYVRAGSVMYQVVGVYKDDNKSNDAPCYIPFSTGQSLYSSGYGLNQLSFTITGVNTEDENTSFEDRFRQRMGRRHQFDPADKSAIGMWNTANEFRMFNSMMNGILAFVWIVGIGTLIAGIVGVSNIMLISVRERTKEFGIRKAVGATPLSILKLVIFESIIITAIFGYIGMILGIGLTELINYGMQASGMGEAAGQDDISMFRDPTVSLTISLVSTGILILAGVLAGYFPAQKAVKITAIEAMRAE